Proteins encoded together in one Prochlorococcus marinus str. MIT 9211 window:
- a CDS encoding lysine decarboxylase: MRLSALLTFNRGQNLFLPAHGRGAALPREFRKLLRQSPGVWDLPELPDIGSTLVSTGAIAISQEKSAKDFGVDHCWYGVNGATGLLQASLLSMAKPSEAVLMPRNIHRSLIQACVLGDIQPILFDLPYMADRGHTSPPDLNWLNKVLNSVVSSGIKIVAAVLVNPTYHGYASDLTPLIERLHNYGISVLVDEAHGTYFAANISRDLPHSALRAGADLVVHSLHKSSTGIGQTAVLWSQGNLIDPITIERSLGMFQTTSPSSLLLSSCEATLRDLCSRAGQRRLISQIDSCRDVYSRLLTLGVPLLKTDDPLRIILHTSSEGISGFRADDWFIKKRIVAELPEPGTLTFCMGFASPKGFVRALDKQWHGMLEKKISDEIYPPFTFPKVPFLTIPRCSCSLASRGRSHFVLLNDAVGSISADLICPYPPGIPIVIPGESLDHDRVNWMIEQNKLWPNQIPSQIRVLY, translated from the coding sequence ATGAGGCTATCTGCCTTGCTTACTTTTAATCGCGGCCAGAATTTATTCTTGCCAGCTCATGGTCGTGGTGCTGCATTACCAAGGGAGTTCAGAAAACTTTTAAGACAAAGTCCAGGGGTTTGGGACTTGCCTGAACTTCCTGATATAGGAAGCACCTTAGTCTCAACAGGGGCAATTGCAATTAGTCAAGAGAAGTCTGCGAAGGATTTCGGAGTAGATCATTGTTGGTATGGCGTCAATGGCGCTACGGGATTATTGCAAGCTTCCCTTTTGTCAATGGCTAAGCCTTCTGAGGCTGTTTTAATGCCACGAAATATACATAGAAGTTTAATCCAGGCTTGTGTTCTTGGTGATATACAACCAATTCTATTTGACCTGCCTTATATGGCTGATAGAGGTCATACGTCACCTCCAGACTTGAATTGGTTAAATAAAGTTCTTAATTCAGTAGTTTCTTCAGGTATAAAGATCGTAGCCGCTGTATTGGTAAACCCTACTTATCATGGCTACGCATCTGACTTGACTCCATTAATAGAGCGTCTTCATAACTATGGAATATCAGTTTTAGTAGATGAAGCGCATGGGACATATTTTGCAGCAAATATTTCCAGGGATTTACCTCATTCGGCATTAAGAGCAGGCGCCGATCTTGTTGTTCATTCACTTCATAAATCTTCGACCGGTATTGGACAGACGGCGGTTCTTTGGTCCCAGGGAAATTTGATTGACCCTATAACAATCGAAAGGAGCTTGGGGATGTTTCAGACAACTAGTCCAAGCTCTTTATTGCTTTCTTCTTGTGAGGCTACACTCCGAGACTTGTGCAGCAGGGCTGGCCAAAGAAGATTGATCTCTCAAATTGATTCTTGTAGAGATGTCTATTCGCGACTTTTAACTCTTGGAGTACCTTTACTTAAAACTGATGATCCATTACGCATAATTTTGCATACATCATCTGAAGGAATAAGTGGGTTTAGAGCAGATGACTGGTTTATCAAGAAGAGAATCGTTGCAGAACTACCAGAGCCTGGGACACTTACATTTTGCATGGGGTTTGCATCTCCCAAAGGTTTCGTAAGGGCATTGGACAAGCAATGGCACGGAATGCTTGAAAAAAAAATCTCTGATGAGATATACCCACCATTTACCTTCCCAAAAGTTCCTTTTTTGACAATTCCTAGATGTTCATGTTCCTTGGCTTCTAGAGGACGGTCGCATTTTGTTTTGTTAAATGACGCAGTAGGCTCTATATCAGCTGATCTGATTTGTCCCTACCCTCCTGGCATACCTATTGTTATCCCTGGAGAATCGTTGGATCACGACCGTGT